The proteins below come from a single Acidobacteriota bacterium genomic window:
- a CDS encoding DUF2141 domain-containing protein: MNHREGQRAGSRATFMKTMTLLALMSFILNGLILFPESHACTHICLKPGEEIVLGYNYDWFFYDAFIIINKRDVQKMALVTGAGRPARWISRYGSVTFNQYGKEFPNGGMNEKGLVICPAWLDDTEYPSRDSGATLNELQWIQYQLDNHGSVDEVIKSDSAVFIVPVFANLRYFVVDASGKTAIIEFLNGKMVVHSGEALPHGVGTNSTYARSVKYLENPNRLQSAPKWSSLNRFKTAAELLKKYYFDESRPGLNAVDYAFNVLSEVSTGITRWTIVFDLKKLRISYRTSEQKPIKEIDLSSFNFDPNTAVQTIDMNNFYSGDISGRFHDYSPELNRNLIMKTCRKLGLAFTDEELEALSRYQWTLESSGSPVQSFEKTGKLVVSVTGTKDDIGDVELVLFNSRENFEKMCPVRMGEVSVLDGIARWVVYNLPFGEYAITAYHDENGNMKIDRGVFGIPKEPLGFSNNVRIFFKMPRFEKVKFDLNSKEKTIHIRLK; encoded by the coding sequence ATGAACCATCGAGAAGGTCAACGAGCTGGTTCCAGGGCAACATTCATGAAAACGATGACACTGCTCGCTCTGATGAGCTTCATTTTGAACGGACTGATCCTTTTCCCGGAATCCCATGCCTGCACCCATATATGCTTGAAACCTGGCGAAGAGATCGTCCTGGGATACAACTATGACTGGTTCTTCTACGATGCGTTCATCATAATTAATAAACGGGATGTGCAAAAAATGGCCTTGGTGACGGGTGCAGGCCGGCCTGCCCGATGGATATCAAGGTACGGAAGTGTCACCTTCAATCAGTACGGGAAGGAGTTCCCCAATGGCGGGATGAATGAGAAGGGTCTGGTCATCTGTCCGGCATGGCTGGATGATACGGAATACCCGTCTCGTGATTCGGGAGCTACCCTGAATGAATTACAGTGGATCCAGTATCAACTGGATAACCACGGTTCCGTTGATGAAGTCATCAAGAGCGATTCCGCGGTCTTCATCGTGCCGGTCTTTGCCAACCTGCGCTATTTCGTGGTGGACGCTTCCGGAAAGACAGCCATCATCGAATTCCTTAACGGCAAGATGGTCGTCCACAGTGGAGAGGCGCTCCCTCATGGAGTCGGCACAAACAGCACCTACGCGAGGTCGGTCAAGTATCTTGAAAATCCGAATCGGCTTCAGAGTGCCCCCAAATGGAGTTCGCTGAATCGGTTCAAAACAGCCGCGGAATTATTGAAAAAATACTACTTTGATGAATCCAGACCAGGTCTGAATGCTGTGGATTATGCCTTCAACGTACTGTCCGAAGTCTCGACGGGCATCACGCGCTGGACGATCGTTTTTGACCTTAAAAAGCTCAGGATATCTTACAGGACATCCGAGCAAAAACCCATCAAGGAAATCGACCTTTCTTCTTTTAACTTTGACCCGAACACCGCGGTCCAAACCATCGATATGAATAATTTCTATTCCGGGGACATCTCTGGTCGATTTCATGACTATAGCCCTGAGCTGAACAGGAACCTCATCATGAAGACCTGCAGAAAGCTGGGACTGGCCTTCACCGATGAAGAACTGGAGGCTTTGAGCCGCTACCAGTGGACTCTTGAAAGTTCCGGATCACCTGTCCAGAGCTTCGAGAAGACGGGGAAGCTCGTTGTCAGCGTTACGGGAACGAAGGATGATATAGGCGATGTTGAACTGGTTCTGTTCAATTCCAGAGAGAACTTCGAGAAGATGTGCCCTGTCCGGATGGGAGAAGTGAGCGTTCTGGATGGAATTGCCCGATGGGTTGTCTACAATCTCCCCTTTGGCGAATATGCCATCACGGCGTATCATGACGAGAATGGAAATATGAAAATTGATAGAGGCGTCTTTGGCATCCCGAAGGAGCCCCTCGGCTTCTCGAACAATGTCAGAATCTTCTTCAAGATGCCTCGGTTCGAGAAAGTGAAATTCGATCTCAATTCAAAAGAAAAGACCATTCATATCCGGCTTAAATGA
- a CDS encoding S9 family peptidase, whose protein sequence is MKIRLRYTLGYALIILILISAFLGMASSMETQPAASVGIEEKASATSVEATVGVTERHAITFDDLFSFGRLSAPAISPDGRTVAFTVTYYSKDENKSNSDIWLAPVDGGEARQLTNSQGGDSSPVWSHDGKKIAFISDRDGESQVYLISIEGGEARKETSLSTGASGVLWSPDGKHLAFTSNVYPDCPDDKCNKEKNDARDKSQVKAKIIESLFFRIWNRWADRTRSHLFIVPADGERVSGEAKDLTPGDFDVPPLDLGGAADYAFSPDGKEIAFVKNTDPVVARSTNNDIFIIPVEGGAEKRITTNKATDNQPVYSPDGRYIAYRAMARPGFEADKYSLMLYDRKSGETIDLTDGQAGTFDSSVGDVVWSPDSRIIYFECAENGGHSIFRISVPAGNIERIFQQGTNTSLRITPDGKKLLFLRQTADMPSEIFTIGVDGKGLKKITSVNDKLLATIEMNKLEEFWFEGAEKAKVHAFLLKPPAFDASKKYPAVFLIHGGPQGAWNDEFHYRWNGQMFASPGYVVVMINPRGSTGFGQKFCDEISGDWGGKVYEDIMKGVDFALENYPFIDKDRIAAAGASYGGYMINWIAGHTDRFRCLISHDGIFNLASMYGTTEELWFPEWEFKGTPWTNPELYKHLSPGSHVKNFKTPMLVVHGGLDFRVDQSEAFQLFTALQWMGIPSKLLYFPDEGHFVLKPKNAELWWKTVHGWLARWLQ, encoded by the coding sequence ATGAAGATTCGATTGAGATATACATTGGGATATGCGCTGATCATCTTGATTCTTATATCAGCGTTTTTAGGTATGGCTTCTAGCATGGAGACTCAACCTGCAGCTTCAGTAGGAATAGAAGAAAAGGCCTCTGCAACTTCAGTGGAAGCGACAGTGGGTGTAACAGAAAGGCATGCCATAACCTTTGATGATCTGTTTTCATTTGGCAGGCTGAGTGCTCCTGCGATTTCGCCGGATGGCAGAACGGTGGCTTTCACGGTGACTTACTATTCAAAGGACGAGAACAAATCGAATAGCGATATCTGGCTGGCGCCGGTGGATGGGGGTGAGGCGAGACAGCTCACCAATAGCCAGGGAGGCGATTCTTCACCGGTCTGGTCGCACGACGGGAAGAAGATTGCTTTCATCTCGGACAGGGATGGAGAATCTCAGGTTTACCTCATCTCGATCGAGGGGGGAGAAGCGAGGAAAGAGACGAGCCTCTCAACTGGAGCTTCCGGAGTCCTCTGGTCGCCTGATGGCAAACATCTCGCCTTTACTTCCAATGTCTATCCCGACTGCCCCGACGATAAGTGCAACAAGGAAAAAAATGATGCAAGGGACAAAAGCCAGGTTAAAGCCAAGATCATCGAATCGCTCTTCTTCCGGATCTGGAATCGCTGGGCGGACAGGACGAGAAGCCATCTCTTCATCGTTCCTGCAGATGGCGAAAGGGTAAGCGGAGAAGCGAAAGACCTGACACCAGGAGATTTTGACGTTCCACCGCTCGACCTTGGCGGAGCTGCTGACTATGCCTTCTCTCCGGACGGGAAAGAGATCGCTTTCGTCAAGAACACCGACCCGGTCGTCGCTCGAAGCACGAATAACGACATCTTCATCATCCCGGTCGAAGGGGGCGCGGAAAAACGGATTACGACCAACAAAGCGACGGACAACCAGCCGGTTTATTCTCCCGATGGGAGATACATCGCTTACCGCGCGATGGCAAGGCCGGGGTTCGAAGCCGATAAATATTCCCTGATGCTCTATGACAGGAAAAGCGGTGAGACAATCGATCTGACGGACGGGCAGGCCGGGACTTTCGATAGTTCCGTCGGAGATGTTGTCTGGTCGCCAGACAGCAGGATCATCTATTTCGAATGCGCTGAGAATGGTGGGCATTCGATCTTTAGGATTTCCGTTCCCGCGGGCAATATAGAAAGAATTTTTCAGCAGGGAACGAACACAAGCCTGAGAATCACTCCCGATGGAAAGAAACTTCTCTTCCTGAGACAGACTGCCGATATGCCTTCCGAAATCTTCACGATCGGGGTCGATGGAAAAGGCTTGAAAAAGATAACCAGCGTGAATGATAAACTCCTGGCGACGATAGAGATGAACAAGCTGGAGGAGTTCTGGTTCGAGGGAGCGGAGAAGGCGAAGGTGCATGCCTTTCTTCTCAAGCCGCCCGCGTTCGATGCATCAAAGAAATATCCGGCTGTCTTTTTAATCCATGGAGGCCCTCAGGGAGCCTGGAACGACGAGTTCCATTATCGATGGAACGGCCAGATGTTCGCCTCTCCGGGATATGTTGTCGTCATGATCAACCCGAGAGGAAGCACCGGCTTCGGCCAGAAGTTTTGTGACGAGATCAGCGGCGACTGGGGAGGGAAGGTCTATGAGGACATCATGAAAGGCGTTGATTTCGCTCTCGAAAACTATCCTTTCATTGATAAAGACAGAATAGCCGCGGCGGGAGCTTCCTACGGCGGTTACATGATCAACTGGATTGCGGGGCACACCGATCGCTTCAGATGCCTCATCAGTCATGACGGCATCTTCAACCTTGCAAGCATGTACGGGACGACGGAAGAGCTCTGGTTTCCCGAGTGGGAGTTCAAAGGGACTCCATGGACCAACCCGGAGCTGTACAAACATCTCTCGCCCGGAAGTCATGTGAAAAATTTCAAGACGCCGATGCTCGTCGTTCACGGAGGACTGGATTTCCGGGTCGATCAGAGTGAAGCCTTCCAGCTCTTCACGGCTCTCCAGTGGATGGGCATTCCATCAAAGCTCTTGTATT